A single genomic interval of Musa acuminata AAA Group cultivar baxijiao chromosome BXJ3-4, Cavendish_Baxijiao_AAA, whole genome shotgun sequence harbors:
- the LOC135637184 gene encoding aspartic proteinase oryzasin-1-like: MATARGGFAIPLLLSVLVLPLVFSASAAADGLIRIGLRKKALDENSRLAGRLLEKEGKALMGSRYGLRGGLESNDEDADIISLKNYMNAQYFGEIGIGTPAQKFTVIFDTGSSNLWVPSSKCYFSIACYFHSKYKSSQSSTYEKNGKTTEIHYGTGSISGFFSGDHVALGDLVVKDQDFIEATREPGVTFLAAKFDGILGLGFKEISVGDVTPVWYNLVKQGLIKEPVFSFWFNRNAEEGEGGEIVFGGVDPNHYEGDHVYVPVTQKGYWQFNMGDVLIGDESTGFCAGGCAAIADSGTSLIAGPTTVITEINQKIGASGVVSQECKAVVAQYGQQILAKLMSQTQPSKICSQVGLCTFDGTHGVSIGIESVINENEDASAGLHSDGMCHACEMAVVWMQNQLRLNQTQESILNYINELCERLPSPMGESSVDCASVASMPSVSFTIGDKTFELKPEQYILKVGQGTAAQCISGFTALDVPPPRGPLWILGDVFMGVYHTVFDYGNLRVGFAPAA, encoded by the exons ATGGCGACGGCGCGTGGAGGCTTCGCGATTCCTCTCTTGCTATCGGTCCTGGTGCTTCCATTGGTTTTCTCGGCCTCCGCTGCCGCCGATGGCTTGATTCGCATTGGGTTGAGGAAAAAAGCTTTGGATGAGAACAGCCGGCTTGCTGGCCGACTTTTGGAGAAGGAAGGGAAGGCTTTGATGGGGTCAAGGTACGGATTAAGAGGCGGTCTTGAGAGTAATGATGAAGATGCGGACATTATTTCTCTCAAGAACTACATGAACGCGCAGTACTTTGGGGAGATTGGCATTGGTACCCCTGCGCAGAAGTTTACCGTGATTTTTGACACTGGTAGCTCGAACCTGTGGGTTCCTTCTTCAAAATGCTACTTCTCG ATTGCTTGCTATTTCCATTCCAAGTACAAGTCGAGCCAATCAAGCACCTATGAGAAGAATG GGAAGACTACAGAAATCCATTATGGTACTGGATCAATTTCTGGTTTCTTTAGTGGAGATCATGTTGCTCTTGGTGACTTGGTTGTTAAAGATCAG GATTTTATTGAAGCCACCAGAGAGCCAGGGGTCACATTCCTCGCTGCAAAATTTGATGGCATACTTGGACTTGGATTTAAGGAAATATCAGTTGGGGATGTTACACCTGTCTG GTATAATTTGGTCAAGCAAGGTCTTATTAAAGAACCTGTTTTCTCATTCTGGTTTAACCGAAATGCTGAGGAAGGGGAAGGAGGTGAAATTGTCTTTGGAGGAGTTGACCCAAATCATTATGAGGGTGATCATGTCTATGTTCCTGTTACACAGAAAGGTTACTGGCAG TTTAACATGGGAGATGTGCTTATTGGTGATGAATCTACTG GTTTTTGTGCTGGTGGTTGTGCGGCAATTGCAGATTCTGGAACATCTTTGATTGCTGGTCCAACG ACTGTTATTACAGAAATTAATCAAAAAATTGGAGCTTCTGGTGTGGTTTCCCAAGAGTGCAAGGCAGTAGTAGCTCAATATGGGCAACAGATTCTTGCAAAGTTGATGTCACAG ACACAACCATCTAAAATTTGCTCTCAGGTTGGTCTGTGTACATTTGATGGAACTCATGGAGTTAG CATTGGCATTGAGAGTGTAATCAATGAGAATGAGGATGCTTCAGCTGGTCTGCATAGTGATGGTATGTGCCATGCTTGTGAGATGGCAGTTGTATGGATGCAGAATCAGCTAAGACTGAACCAGACACAAGAAAGCATATTAAATTACATCAACGAG CTATGTGAGCGACTGCCTAGCCCGATGGGAGAATCATCTGTGGATTGTGCATCTGTAGCTTCCATGCCCAGTGTCTCTTTCACTATCGGTGATAAGACATTTGAGCTTAAACCAGAGCAG TACATTCTCAAGGTTGGCCAGGGCACTGCAGCGCAGTGCATCAGCGGGTTCACAGCCTTGGATGTTCCACCACCACGAGGCCCTCTCTG GATACTGGGAGATGTCTTCATGGGAGTTTATCATACCGTATTCGACTATGGCAATCTGAGAGTTGGCTTCGCACCAGCAGCATag
- the LOC103980368 gene encoding large ribosomal subunit protein bL31c → MNTPLTTRRTTTATNKGDKTLLVLDRTPRPQTHTPTGGGKQAEAAEAMALSLNTPFLPTVSMKPSSAKLPLPAQVGGGRWVCRKQGGVHPEFYEDAKVYCNGELVMTTGGTRKEYAVDVWSGNHPFYLGSRSALAVEDDQVEKFRKKYGELSSLMEIPVLKHGEIVLPQRKKGSAKGKGKK, encoded by the exons ATGAACACACCCCTCACTACAAGGCGCACCACGACAGCCACAAACAAGGGGGATAAAACTCTCCTGGTGCTTGATCGAACACCTCGGCCTCAAACCCACACACCGACCGGAGGAGGCAAGCAAGCCGAAGCCGCCGAGGCGATGGCGCTCTCTCTCAACACCCCCTTCCTCCCCACCGTCTCCATGAAGCCCTCCTCCGCCAAGCTCCCACTTCCCGCCCAG GTTGGCGGAGGGAGATGGGTGTGCCGGAAGCAGGGCGGGGTGCACCCGGAGTTCTACGAGGACGCGAAGGTGTACTGCAACGGGGAACTGGTGATGACGACGGGGGGCACGCGGAAGGAGTACGCGGTGGACGTGTGGTCCGGGAACCACCCCTTCTACCTGGGTAGCCGCTCCGCCCTGGCGGTGGAGGACGACCAGGTGGAGAAGTTCCGCAAGAAGTACGGCGAGCTCTCCTCCCTCATGGAGATCCCCGTCCTCAAGCACGGCGAGATCGTCCTCCCTCAGAGGAAGAAGGGCTCtgccaagggcaagggcaagaagTAG